One region of Pseudoalteromonas galatheae genomic DNA includes:
- the infB gene encoding translation initiation factor IF-2, translating into MAEVSINKLAESIGTTVDKLLQQLKDAGITKAEGDQVTESEKATLLDHLSKQHGGTGSTGPERMTLQRKSKSTLSVNSSGKAKSVSVEVRKKRTYVKKSAIEQQKEQERLAAEEAARKEAELMAQQQAEQQAKEEAERNAREEAERKANEEAERKAKEEAKRQADAERQAKDKQSKEVDSAQQIKERQEAERLRQEAEAAALKKAEEEAKRQAEEARRLAEENEARWKAEEEERLRREENADHHLTTSTYAREAEDESDAREEKSARRKKKKKSAKDEAAEANARKLKGKKGRLKAPTSLQHGFQKPAAEVKQEVRISETITVAELASRMAVKGAEVVKTMMKMGDMVTINQVIDQETAQLVAEEMGHKVVLVKENELEEKVLSDRSEEGSLEPRAPVVTVMGHVDHGKTSTLDYIRKAKVADGEAGGITQHIGAYHVETDSGMVTFLDTPGHAAFTSMRARGAKATDIVVLVVAADDGVMPQTKEAVQHAKAAEVPLIVAVNKMDKEGIDPDRVKNELAQLDVIPEDWGGETQFVHISAKTGLGIDELLEAILMQSELLELQASKEGMASGVVIESRLDKGRGPIASVLVQSGTLNQGDIVLCGLEYGRVRAMKDENGKDIKSAGPSIPVEILGLSGVPAAGDEATVVRDERKAREVALYRQGKFREVKLARQQKAKLENMFSNMTEGDVSEVNIVLKADVQGSIEAIADSLTKLSTDEVKVKIVGSGVGGITETDATLAAASNAIMVGFNVRADASARKVIDTENLDLRYYSVIYNLIEEVKQAMTGMLAPEFKQEIIGLAEVRDVFKSPKIGAVAGCMVTEGVVKRSAPIRVLRDNVVIYEGELESLRRFKDDVAEVRSGMECGIGVKNYNDVKVGDQIEVFETVQVERTL; encoded by the coding sequence ATGGCAGAAGTGAGCATTAACAAACTAGCCGAGAGTATTGGTACAACTGTTGATAAATTACTACAACAGTTAAAAGATGCAGGGATCACCAAAGCCGAGGGCGACCAAGTTACTGAATCCGAAAAGGCGACGTTGCTTGATCACTTGAGCAAGCAACACGGTGGCACTGGTTCAACCGGTCCTGAGCGTATGACTCTACAGCGTAAGAGTAAAAGCACATTGAGTGTTAACTCGTCTGGTAAAGCAAAGTCTGTATCTGTAGAAGTCCGTAAGAAGCGCACTTACGTTAAAAAGAGCGCAATCGAGCAGCAGAAAGAGCAAGAACGCTTAGCTGCAGAGGAAGCTGCGCGCAAAGAAGCAGAGTTAATGGCTCAGCAACAAGCAGAGCAACAGGCCAAAGAAGAAGCTGAGCGCAATGCGCGCGAAGAAGCGGAACGCAAGGCCAACGAGGAAGCCGAGCGCAAAGCTAAAGAAGAGGCGAAGCGACAAGCGGATGCTGAACGTCAAGCCAAAGATAAGCAGAGTAAAGAAGTGGATAGCGCGCAACAAATTAAAGAACGTCAAGAAGCTGAGCGTCTGCGTCAAGAAGCAGAAGCGGCAGCCCTGAAAAAGGCAGAAGAAGAAGCAAAACGTCAAGCGGAAGAAGCTCGTCGTCTAGCTGAAGAAAACGAAGCACGTTGGAAGGCGGAAGAGGAAGAGCGTCTTCGTCGTGAAGAAAATGCCGATCATCACCTGACAACTTCAACTTACGCACGTGAAGCTGAAGATGAATCTGACGCACGTGAAGAGAAAAGCGCACGTCGTAAGAAGAAGAAAAAGTCAGCAAAAGATGAAGCAGCAGAAGCGAATGCGAGGAAGCTGAAAGGTAAAAAAGGTCGCTTAAAAGCGCCAACTTCGTTACAGCACGGTTTCCAAAAACCTGCAGCCGAAGTGAAACAAGAAGTACGTATCAGTGAAACTATCACTGTTGCAGAACTTGCTTCTCGTATGGCAGTGAAAGGTGCGGAAGTTGTTAAGACCATGATGAAGATGGGTGACATGGTTACGATTAACCAAGTTATCGATCAAGAAACTGCGCAGCTAGTCGCTGAAGAAATGGGTCATAAAGTTGTTCTAGTAAAAGAAAATGAACTGGAAGAAAAAGTGCTAAGTGACCGCAGTGAAGAGGGGTCTCTTGAACCACGTGCGCCAGTAGTGACAGTAATGGGTCACGTTGACCACGGTAAAACCTCAACACTTGACTACATTCGTAAAGCGAAAGTTGCTGACGGCGAGGCCGGTGGTATTACTCAGCATATCGGTGCATACCATGTTGAGACAGACAGTGGCATGGTCACTTTCCTAGATACTCCTGGACACGCGGCGTTTACGTCAATGCGTGCTCGTGGTGCGAAAGCAACCGATATCGTTGTACTAGTTGTTGCTGCAGATGATGGTGTAATGCCTCAGACGAAAGAAGCGGTACAGCACGCCAAAGCGGCCGAAGTACCACTTATCGTTGCCGTGAACAAGATGGATAAAGAGGGTATTGACCCTGACCGCGTTAAGAATGAGCTTGCTCAACTAGACGTAATCCCAGAAGACTGGGGTGGTGAAACGCAGTTTGTTCACATCTCAGCTAAGACTGGTCTTGGTATTGACGAGCTACTAGAAGCTATCCTAATGCAATCTGAGCTATTAGAATTACAAGCTTCTAAAGAAGGTATGGCGTCTGGTGTGGTAATCGAGTCTCGTCTTGATAAAGGTCGTGGTCCTATCGCTTCTGTACTTGTTCAATCAGGTACCCTAAACCAAGGTGATATCGTACTTTGCGGTCTTGAATATGGTCGTGTTCGCGCGATGAAAGACGAAAACGGTAAAGACATCAAATCAGCGGGTCCTTCAATTCCTGTAGAGATCTTAGGTCTTTCTGGCGTACCAGCTGCTGGTGACGAAGCGACAGTAGTTCGTGATGAGCGTAAAGCACGTGAAGTGGCACTATATCGTCAAGGTAAGTTCCGCGAAGTGAAGCTCGCTCGCCAGCAGAAAGCGAAGCTTGAGAACATGTTCTCTAACATGACTGAAGGCGACGTATCTGAAGTGAACATCGTACTGAAAGCAGACGTTCAAGGTTCTATCGAAGCAATCGCTGATTCATTGACTAAACTGTCTACAGATGAAGTGAAAGTGAAGATCGTCGGTTCTGGTGTTGGTGGTATCACTGAAACAGATGCAACCCTTGCAGCGGCTTCTAACGCTATTATGGTTGGCTTTAACGTACGTGCGGACGCTTCTGCTCGTAAAGTTATTGATACTGAGAACCTAGACTTACGTTACTACAGCGTTATCTACAACCTAATCGAAGAAGTAAAACAAGCAATGACAGGTATGCTTGCACCAGAATTTAAGCAAGAGATCATTGGTCTTGCTGAAGTTCGTGACGTGTTCAAGTCACCTAAGATCGGCGCTGTTGCAGGTTGTATGGTAACTGAAGGTGTGGTTAAACGTAGCGCGCCAATCCGCGTACTTCGTGATAACGTGGTTATCTACGAAGGTGAGCTTGAATCACTACGTCGCTTTAAAGATGACGTTGCTGAAGTTCGTAGCGGTATGGAATGTGGTATCGGCGTTAAGAACTACAACGACGTTAAAGTCGGTGACCAAATCGAAGTATTTGAAACTGTACAGGTTGAGCGTACGCTTTAA
- the rpsO gene encoding 30S ribosomal protein S15: MSLSNQEKAEIVAKFARAEGDTGSPEVQVALLTADINKLQGHFANHKQDFHSRRGLLRKVSQRRNLLDYLKGKSVDRYAALIKELGLRR, encoded by the coding sequence ATGTCACTAAGCAATCAAGAAAAAGCAGAAATCGTAGCAAAGTTCGCACGTGCAGAAGGTGATACAGGTTCACCAGAAGTACAAGTTGCACTTCTAACTGCTGACATCAACAAGCTACAAGGTCACTTCGCTAACCACAAGCAAGATTTCCACTCTCGTCGTGGTCTTCTACGTAAAGTTAGCCAACGTCGTAACCTTCTTGACTACCTAAAAGGCAAGAGCGTTGACCGTTATGCTGCACTAATCAAAGAGCTTGGCCTACGTCGCTAA
- a CDS encoding cryptochrome/photolyase family protein, whose protein sequence is MTQQKHQYKAIRLILGDQLNAKHSWFSDDKAEYLYLIAELKQEANYTKHHIQKVCAFFKAMKNFAIALDTAGFNVLHLTLDETQDYSDLPALITDLCDKYQVSNFDYQRPDEYRLLKQMTELRLDHLQVRCFDTEHFLVPYEELDDYLTPGKHTTMEFFYRKLRRRFNILTEDGEPVGKQWNFDSQNRNKLKPKDIDAIPQPLCFANDVSDILKRIEHHKVKTIGNTKNELLWPTTRAQAQELLCYFCEHLLPSFGQFQDSMTCKSDDKWSLYHSRLSFALNTKMLHPKHVIDSAIAAYENNSQIDIAQIEGFVRQILGWREYIRAVYWLNMPDYRHKNYLLAQRNLPSYFWHGKTKMRCLSEAITQSLDYAYAHHIQRLMVTGNFCLLTGIHPDQVDEWYLGIYIDAIEWVEMPNTRGMTQFADHGIVATKPYAASGNYMQKMSDYCQHCHYDVKQKSADDACPLNSLYWHFMHRHEDKFANNHRIGMIYRNWQKQDEKTQQEILTRAQWCLDNIEQL, encoded by the coding sequence ATGACACAGCAAAAGCATCAGTACAAAGCCATCAGATTGATTCTTGGCGATCAACTCAACGCCAAACACAGTTGGTTTTCTGACGATAAAGCCGAGTATCTATATTTGATAGCAGAGCTCAAGCAAGAAGCTAACTACACCAAACATCACATACAAAAGGTATGCGCATTCTTCAAAGCCATGAAAAATTTCGCTATTGCTCTGGATACAGCAGGATTCAATGTGCTTCACCTTACACTTGATGAGACTCAGGACTATTCAGATCTTCCCGCTTTAATTACTGATTTATGTGATAAGTATCAAGTATCAAACTTCGACTATCAGCGACCTGACGAGTATCGCTTACTCAAGCAAATGACGGAGTTGAGATTAGACCATTTACAAGTTCGCTGCTTTGACACTGAGCATTTTCTAGTTCCATATGAAGAGCTGGATGACTATTTAACCCCAGGAAAACACACCACAATGGAGTTTTTCTATCGCAAGCTGAGGCGACGTTTTAATATATTGACGGAAGATGGAGAACCCGTTGGCAAACAATGGAACTTCGACAGCCAAAACCGTAACAAGCTCAAACCAAAAGATATCGACGCTATTCCACAACCACTTTGTTTTGCCAACGATGTTAGTGACATTTTAAAGCGGATTGAACACCATAAAGTGAAGACTATTGGTAACACTAAAAATGAACTGCTTTGGCCGACTACACGCGCTCAAGCCCAAGAACTTTTATGCTATTTTTGTGAGCACCTGCTGCCTTCATTCGGTCAATTTCAAGATTCAATGACCTGCAAAAGCGACGATAAATGGTCGCTGTATCACTCACGGCTCTCTTTTGCGCTCAACACAAAGATGCTCCACCCTAAACATGTTATTGATAGCGCGATCGCAGCTTACGAAAACAACTCACAAATTGATATCGCCCAGATTGAGGGGTTTGTTCGGCAAATATTGGGCTGGCGAGAATATATTCGAGCCGTTTACTGGCTCAATATGCCTGACTACCGCCATAAAAATTACTTGCTCGCTCAGCGCAACTTGCCAAGTTACTTTTGGCACGGAAAAACGAAGATGCGTTGCCTAAGTGAAGCCATCACTCAAAGCCTAGATTATGCCTACGCCCATCATATTCAAAGATTAATGGTCACAGGAAACTTTTGCCTGTTAACCGGAATTCACCCAGATCAAGTGGATGAGTGGTATTTAGGTATATACATCGACGCCATTGAATGGGTGGAAATGCCGAACACAAGAGGTATGACACAATTTGCTGATCACGGCATAGTAGCAACCAAACCTTATGCTGCAAGTGGTAACTACATGCAAAAAATGAGTGATTATTGTCAGCATTGCCACTACGACGTCAAACAAAAATCGGCGGACGATGCTTGCCCGCTTAACAGCCTTTATTGGCATTTTATGCACCGCCATGAAGACAAATTTGCCAATAACCATCGTATTGGCATGATCTATCGAAATTGGCAAAAACAAGATGAGAAAACACAGCAAGAAATACTTACAAGAGCACAGTGGTGTCTAGATAACATTGAGCAGCTTTAG
- the truB gene encoding tRNA pseudouridine(55) synthase TruB translates to MARRTKGRAIDGILLLNKPQGISSNKALQQAKGIYFAQKAGHTGALDPLATGMLPICFGEATKFTQFLLDTDKTYVVRAQLGERTTTSDSDGEIVETRPVNVTLEQLEREIASFLGESDQYPSMYSALKYQGQPLYKYAREGIEVPRKCRKINVYRITLDEYDEQTQQIQMTVHVSKGTYIRTIVDDLGEKLGCGAHVIMLHRSEVGHYPSDKMITLVELEALLEKAKAEEVAPSTYLDELLLPMDTALVDLSVVDISAEQGVAFGHGQTVAVENLPDGIVKVVADGKFVGIGERNPQGLLKAKRALSSAQPESQ, encoded by the coding sequence ATGGCGCGTCGCACCAAAGGCCGTGCGATCGACGGCATTCTGTTATTAAATAAACCGCAAGGTATTTCTTCTAACAAAGCACTGCAGCAAGCAAAGGGCATTTATTTCGCTCAAAAAGCGGGCCACACTGGTGCTTTGGATCCGCTGGCAACAGGTATGTTGCCAATTTGCTTTGGTGAAGCGACTAAGTTTACCCAGTTTTTGCTTGATACCGATAAAACCTACGTGGTGAGAGCACAGCTGGGTGAGCGCACGACGACATCAGATTCTGATGGTGAAATAGTTGAAACGCGACCAGTAAATGTAACACTTGAGCAGCTAGAACGAGAAATTGCCAGTTTCTTGGGGGAGTCTGATCAGTACCCTTCGATGTATTCGGCGCTCAAATATCAGGGCCAACCGCTATACAAGTATGCCCGAGAAGGTATCGAAGTACCGCGAAAATGCCGCAAGATTAATGTCTATCGTATTACGTTAGATGAATACGACGAGCAAACTCAACAAATTCAAATGACAGTACATGTCTCTAAAGGCACTTATATTCGTACGATAGTCGATGATTTGGGGGAAAAACTTGGCTGTGGTGCGCATGTTATTATGTTACACCGTAGTGAGGTTGGTCATTATCCTAGCGACAAAATGATTACCTTAGTCGAGCTAGAAGCGTTACTTGAGAAAGCAAAAGCGGAAGAAGTTGCGCCTTCGACTTATCTTGATGAATTATTGTTGCCGATGGATACCGCTTTGGTCGACTTGAGCGTTGTTGATATTAGCGCTGAGCAAGGTGTTGCTTTTGGTCACGGGCAAACCGTTGCCGTCGAAAATTTACCAGACGGTATTGTTAAAGTGGTTGCTGATGGCAAGTTTGTTGGGATTGGCGAGCGTAATCCACAAGGGTTATTGAAAGCTAAACGCGCGCTATCTTCCGCTCAGCCAGAATCACAATAA
- the rbfA gene encoding 30S ribosome-binding factor RbfA translates to MREFSRTDRVAQQIQKEIAVILQREIKDPRLGMVTVSAVEVSRDLSYAKVFITVLNTNDEDKTKQSAAILNEATGYIRSLLGKRIRARIMPELKFVIDNSLMEGMRISNLVDSVIREDNAKRGPESGDKDQEEE, encoded by the coding sequence ATGAGAGAATTTTCTCGTACAGATCGTGTAGCACAGCAAATTCAAAAAGAAATTGCGGTGATCCTACAGCGCGAAATTAAAGATCCTAGATTGGGTATGGTAACAGTGTCAGCTGTTGAGGTATCACGTGATCTTTCCTATGCAAAAGTATTCATTACTGTGTTGAATACCAATGATGAAGACAAAACTAAGCAAAGTGCGGCTATTCTGAATGAAGCAACCGGTTATATTCGCTCGCTTCTTGGCAAGCGTATTCGTGCGCGTATCATGCCTGAGCTTAAATTTGTTATTGATAACTCCCTAATGGAAGGTATGCGTATTTCTAACTTGGTTGACTCTGTGATCAGAGAAGACAACGCAAAGCGCGGTCCTGAGTCTGGAGATAAAGACCAAGAGGAAGAGTAA
- a CDS encoding globin family protein, whose product MSITPYQYQLLTQTLASIRPNFHGFCTSWYNQIQHYDLRMQIPTSVGQIIIWEHQIFDFVQNCVMRIPQQSNLLLYLQKQRETLLFMGTTERDISVLLFTFTATLKSHLGRHFTSAAKNAWNKALLLIENMLRFELFKKTNVIGLQEFKKAQQQVN is encoded by the coding sequence ATGAGCATAACTCCCTATCAATATCAACTTTTAACTCAAACGCTAGCGAGTATTCGCCCGAATTTCCACGGCTTTTGCACCTCTTGGTATAACCAGATCCAACATTACGATTTACGTATGCAAATACCAACAAGCGTTGGACAAATTATAATCTGGGAACATCAGATATTCGATTTTGTACAAAATTGCGTAATGCGGATTCCGCAACAATCCAACTTATTGCTTTATCTGCAAAAGCAACGAGAAACACTTTTATTTATGGGTACGACAGAAAGAGATATCAGTGTCTTACTATTCACATTTACCGCAACATTGAAGAGCCACCTGGGCAGGCACTTTACCAGTGCCGCAAAGAATGCTTGGAATAAAGCGTTGCTACTTATAGAGAATATGCTTCGTTTTGAGTTATTCAAAAAGACAAATGTTATTGGCCTGCAGGAATTTAAAAAAGCACAACAGCAAGTGAACTAA
- a CDS encoding delta-class carbonic anhydrase gives MKAAIKSSLLPALSLFSFEAFATQCESAGPQTPRDIDSLQGHNKRVFAMAPPKEKLNLCNIHFHKNAEHKAKDFSVVSNDPKYGGFQCNATASLTPAELAPVEDKVCNNVKPGDTIEVHWVHSSCDVKPGPTLGACLNDSCANPDLRVETQVFLVVNDKNAQDFTALDYQGQVGGYHQAGALPSNTGTPVEFLGSTTGPSYNNQQCSPLQVSWSVRPSCAKVDINSLARWCNDNAFEEDHAHGIRKLVTDPRLLSPITH, from the coding sequence ATGAAAGCAGCTATAAAATCAAGCTTATTACCAGCATTATCTTTATTTAGCTTTGAAGCATTTGCGACTCAATGTGAATCGGCAGGACCACAAACACCGAGAGATATTGATAGTTTGCAGGGTCACAACAAACGGGTTTTTGCTATGGCTCCACCAAAAGAAAAACTCAACCTATGTAACATTCACTTTCATAAAAATGCGGAACATAAAGCCAAAGACTTCTCTGTCGTTTCCAATGACCCGAAGTATGGTGGATTCCAATGTAATGCAACTGCAAGCCTCACACCTGCGGAGCTTGCTCCTGTAGAAGATAAAGTATGTAACAACGTAAAGCCCGGCGATACAATTGAAGTACACTGGGTTCATAGCTCTTGTGATGTAAAACCTGGGCCGACACTTGGCGCTTGCTTGAACGACAGCTGTGCCAACCCCGATCTACGCGTTGAAACTCAGGTATTTTTGGTGGTTAATGATAAAAATGCGCAAGACTTCACTGCGCTTGATTATCAAGGGCAAGTTGGCGGCTACCATCAAGCAGGTGCTCTACCAAGTAATACAGGCACGCCGGTTGAGTTTCTAGGTTCAACCACAGGACCTAGCTATAACAACCAACAGTGTTCACCTTTACAGGTAAGCTGGAGCGTACGCCCAAGCTGTGCCAAGGTTGATATAAATAGTCTCGCACGTTGGTGTAATGACAATGCTTTTGAAGAGGACCATGCGCATGGCATTCGCAAACTTGTGACAGATCCACGGTTACTTTCTCCAATTACGCACTAA
- the rimP gene encoding ribosome maturation factor RimP encodes MSKLEQDLTEMLEPAVAACGFELLGLEFVQAGRHSTLRVYIDHENGINVDDCAEVSRQVSAILDVEDPITNEYSLEVSSPGVDRPLFKQAHYEAAVGEEVRLRTKLPQEGRRNFKGDLVAVNGDMITLKVDSQDFILMLSNIERANIIAKF; translated from the coding sequence GTGTCAAAACTCGAGCAAGATTTGACTGAAATGTTGGAGCCTGCAGTTGCTGCGTGTGGCTTTGAATTACTCGGTCTTGAGTTTGTGCAAGCTGGTCGTCATTCTACACTTCGTGTATATATCGATCATGAAAACGGCATTAATGTAGATGACTGTGCGGAAGTGAGTCGTCAAGTTAGTGCAATTTTAGATGTCGAAGACCCGATTACGAACGAATATAGTTTGGAAGTATCTTCTCCTGGTGTTGACAGACCATTATTCAAACAAGCTCACTATGAAGCAGCAGTGGGAGAGGAAGTACGTTTGCGTACTAAACTTCCGCAAGAAGGTCGCCGTAATTTTAAAGGCGACTTAGTAGCAGTTAATGGCGATATGATCACGTTGAAAGTTGACAGTCAGGATTTTATCTTGATGTTGAGTAACATTGAACGTGCCAATATCATCGCAAAATTCTAA
- a CDS encoding DASH family cryptochrome, protein MKVGLYLFENDCRLSDNPALTKLASLVDTLICIYLPSVNLWTARKAQCSTSFAVECYRNQTLNALHQSLTSQQQKLYILRDTTHLKALTEIIHTQQITHIGRAAHPGFDEQKLWLKLQDKFPHIQYISAYSSTLFEPEILPLKISELPPSFTPFRKAVEEIEPNPPIATAILPPRPNQVADLTEFKANVPYSVKVPAGEAQAQQQLQQYFQTDAALTYKETRNALFGEHFSTRFSPILAFGAISPKQIKQALTQFEQQRGANESTYWIWFELLWREYFHWYAFKHQQKLFYFSGVKAKTPKTSFYPERFLKWCQGQTPSALVNAIMHELTKTGWISNRARQIAASYFVNELQLDWRCGAAFFEQHLIDYDVAANWGNWQYIAGVGADPRGGRHFNIKKQQELFDPDSKYIKLWQGDASSQLDSYDYVGWPLENNE, encoded by the coding sequence GTGAAAGTAGGACTCTATTTATTTGAAAACGACTGTCGCCTTAGTGATAATCCCGCACTTACAAAGCTGGCGTCTCTAGTCGACACACTTATCTGCATTTATCTACCCAGTGTAAACCTATGGACGGCTCGCAAAGCACAGTGTTCAACTTCTTTTGCTGTCGAATGTTATCGCAATCAGACGCTCAACGCCTTGCATCAATCACTAACGTCACAACAACAGAAGCTGTATATACTACGTGACACAACTCACCTCAAAGCACTGACCGAGATTATTCATACACAGCAGATAACTCATATTGGCCGCGCAGCTCATCCAGGATTCGATGAACAAAAACTTTGGTTAAAGTTACAAGACAAGTTTCCGCATATTCAATATATTAGCGCTTATTCTAGTACGCTATTTGAACCAGAGATATTACCACTCAAAATCAGTGAGCTGCCACCTAGTTTTACGCCATTTAGAAAAGCAGTTGAGGAAATTGAACCTAATCCACCTATTGCAACCGCTATACTTCCACCAAGGCCAAACCAGGTTGCTGATTTAACCGAATTCAAAGCAAATGTTCCATACAGTGTCAAAGTGCCAGCGGGTGAAGCACAAGCACAACAGCAGCTACAACAATATTTTCAAACGGATGCAGCGCTTACATACAAAGAAACCAGAAACGCCTTGTTCGGTGAGCATTTTTCCACTCGCTTTAGCCCGATACTCGCCTTTGGCGCTATCAGCCCTAAACAGATCAAGCAAGCACTTACTCAATTTGAGCAGCAAAGAGGCGCAAATGAGTCAACCTACTGGATTTGGTTTGAGCTTCTGTGGCGTGAGTACTTTCATTGGTATGCATTCAAACATCAACAGAAGCTATTTTACTTTTCAGGCGTCAAAGCCAAAACACCAAAAACCAGTTTCTATCCAGAGCGCTTTTTAAAGTGGTGCCAAGGTCAAACGCCCAGCGCACTAGTCAATGCTATTATGCACGAATTAACTAAAACTGGCTGGATTTCCAACAGAGCGAGACAAATAGCTGCGAGCTACTTTGTAAACGAGCTACAACTAGATTGGCGCTGTGGTGCTGCTTTTTTTGAGCAACATCTTATCGATTATGACGTCGCGGCAAACTGGGGAAATTGGCAGTATATCGCGGGCGTTGGGGCTGACCCTCGAGGCGGTCGCCATTTTAATATCAAAAAACAGCAAGAGCTATTTGACCCAGACAGCAAATATATAAAACTATGGCAAGGAGACGCCTCCTCACAACTAGATAGCTATGATTACGTTGGCTGGCCTTTGGAGAATAATGAATGA
- the nusA gene encoding transcription termination factor NusA, whose translation MAKEILLVAEAVSNEKAVPREKIFEALEFALATATKKKHDGEIEVRVTIDRKTGEYDTFRRWKAVEPQEDGSLENPYAEITFEAAQVDEPDIQLGDYVEEQIESIKFDRITTQMAKQVIVQKVREAERALVVDAYKDQKGELVTGVVKKATRDAIVIDLGNNAEAVIYREDMLPRESFRPGDRVRGLLYEVKPEARGAQLFVTRSKPEMLMELFRIEVPEIGEEMIELRGAARDPGSRAKIAVKSNDKRIDPVGACVGMRGARVQAVSSELGGERVDIVLYDDNPAQFVINAMAPAEVASIVMDEDTRTMEIAVEADNLAQAIGRNGQNVRLASQLTGWELNVMTVEEMERKSAEESDKLVNLFTENLDIDDDFATLLINEGFSSLEEVAYVPVAEFLEIDGLDEETVEELRNRAKDALTTKALRDEESLENAEPAEDLLALEGLERHTAFVFASKGIVTLEDLAEQGIDDLVEISELSEEQAGELIMAARNICWFSEE comes from the coding sequence ATGGCAAAAGAAATATTATTGGTGGCAGAAGCTGTTTCCAATGAAAAAGCGGTCCCAAGAGAAAAGATTTTTGAAGCATTAGAGTTCGCACTAGCGACAGCAACAAAAAAGAAGCACGACGGTGAAATCGAAGTACGCGTTACTATCGACCGTAAAACGGGCGAGTACGATACTTTTCGTCGTTGGAAAGCGGTTGAGCCACAAGAAGATGGTTCACTAGAAAATCCGTATGCGGAAATTACGTTTGAAGCGGCGCAAGTTGATGAGCCGGATATTCAATTAGGTGATTACGTCGAAGAACAGATCGAATCAATTAAATTTGACCGTATCACGACACAAATGGCGAAGCAGGTAATTGTACAAAAAGTACGAGAAGCTGAGCGCGCATTAGTTGTTGATGCATATAAAGATCAAAAAGGCGAGCTAGTGACAGGTGTTGTTAAAAAGGCAACGCGTGACGCTATCGTTATCGACCTTGGTAACAATGCTGAAGCGGTAATTTACCGTGAAGACATGCTACCACGCGAAAGCTTCCGTCCAGGTGACCGTGTACGAGGTCTGCTGTATGAAGTGAAGCCTGAAGCACGTGGTGCACAGCTATTTGTTACGCGTTCTAAGCCAGAAATGTTGATGGAACTGTTCCGTATTGAAGTTCCTGAAATCGGCGAAGAAATGATTGAACTAAGAGGCGCTGCACGTGACCCTGGTTCTCGTGCTAAAATCGCTGTAAAATCAAACGACAAGCGAATCGATCCTGTAGGTGCGTGTGTTGGTATGCGTGGCGCACGTGTACAAGCAGTCTCTTCAGAGCTTGGCGGTGAACGTGTTGACATCGTACTTTACGATGATAACCCAGCACAGTTCGTAATCAACGCAATGGCACCGGCTGAAGTAGCTTCAATCGTAATGGATGAAGATACGCGTACGATGGAAATTGCAGTTGAAGCTGACAATCTAGCGCAAGCGATTGGTCGTAATGGTCAAAACGTACGCTTAGCTAGCCAACTTACTGGTTGGGAACTAAATGTAATGACAGTGGAAGAGATGGAGCGTAAGAGCGCGGAAGAATCAGATAAACTGGTTAATCTATTCACTGAAAATCTAGACATCGACGATGATTTTGCAACGTTACTGATCAACGAAGGTTTCTCTTCACTTGAAGAGGTTGCTTATGTACCAGTAGCTGAATTTTTAGAAATTGACGGTCTAGACGAAGAAACAGTTGAAGAGCTACGTAATCGTGCAAAAGATGCATTGACTACGAAAGCGCTTCGCGATGAAGAAAGTCTTGAAAATGCAGAGCCTGCAGAAGACCTACTAGCACTGGAAGGACTTGAGCGTCACACTGCTTTTGTTTTTGCTAGCAAAGGTATCGTTACACTTGAAGATCTTGCTGAGCAAGGTATTGATGACTTAGTCGAAATTTCTGAGTTATCTGAAGAGCAAGCTGGTGAGTTGATCATGGCTGCACGTAACATTTGCTGGTTCAGCGAAGAGTAA